A single Tenacibaculum sp. 190524A02b DNA region contains:
- a CDS encoding LamG-like jellyroll fold domain-containing protein, producing MKTIKVLTLVLLANIFCSFSQENQLKKHLLFYSSFDGTSSADIFKGDKKIYTAKNYKEAANAKAGLNDVNVVLAKGKGVVGDAIHFKKAKTSAIFYKAYKNVGYNSTSWSGTISFWLRLDPNKELAPHYCDPICITDSKWSDAGLWVDFTNHTPRKFRFGAMGDIAVWDPKGNSNETAWNKRTVTVNPSPFQSKTWTHVAMVFSNVNTNQPVFKLYLNGTYKGIIKNINDPFTWKAEKGKIMLGLGYIGFMDELAIFNKSLNSKEIEAVFKLKNGIKSL from the coding sequence ATGAAAACCATCAAAGTCCTAACGCTAGTATTATTAGCCAACATATTCTGTTCATTTTCACAAGAAAACCAATTAAAAAAGCACTTATTATTTTATAGTTCTTTTGACGGAACATCATCAGCAGATATATTTAAAGGAGACAAAAAAATTTATACTGCTAAAAATTATAAAGAAGCTGCCAATGCTAAAGCAGGTTTAAACGATGTTAATGTGGTTTTAGCTAAAGGAAAAGGAGTTGTTGGAGACGCTATTCACTTTAAAAAAGCAAAAACATCGGCTATTTTTTATAAGGCATATAAAAATGTAGGATACAATAGTACTTCATGGAGTGGTACTATATCTTTTTGGTTACGTTTAGATCCCAACAAAGAATTGGCGCCTCATTACTGTGATCCCATTTGCATAACAGATTCTAAATGGAGTGATGCTGGTTTATGGGTAGATTTTACCAACCATACACCAAGGAAGTTTAGGTTTGGAGCCATGGGAGATATTGCAGTTTGGGATCCTAAGGGCAATAGTAATGAAACAGCTTGGAATAAACGTACGGTTACTGTAAATCCATCTCCATTTCAGTCAAAAACTTGGACACATGTTGCCATGGTTTTCTCCAATGTAAATACAAATCAGCCTGTATTTAAACTGTATCTTAATGGTACCTATAAAGGCATCATAAAAAATATAAACGATCCGTTTACTTGGAAAGCAGAAAAAGGAAAAATTATGTTAGGACTTGGGTATATTGGTTTTATGGATGAGCTAGCTATTTTTAACAAGTCCTTAAACTCAAAAGAAATAGAAGCTGTTTTTAAGTTAAAAAATGGTATAAAATCTTTATAA
- a CDS encoding aspartate/glutamate racemase family protein: MKTIGLIGGMGWESSKLYYEQINKRTNIMLGGSHSAKIIMVSVDFAEIEKLTFNNNWDAIGTIVSNSAKQLERAGADMVVLCTNLIHIVSEQIKKSISIPFIHIADATGEAIKNNNLQKVLLLGTKYTMEKNFYTKVLHESYGLEVSIPNKDDRNTIHTIIYTELLKGLFTEQSKNVLLKIIEKAQHNGTEGVILGCTELPILMNNSNVAIPTFNTGSIHVNKAVHLSLN; this comes from the coding sequence ATGAAAACGATAGGCTTAATAGGAGGAATGGGTTGGGAGTCTTCCAAACTTTATTATGAACAAATTAATAAAAGGACCAATATTATGTTAGGAGGTTCACACTCGGCAAAAATAATTATGGTGTCTGTTGATTTTGCTGAAATAGAAAAACTAACCTTTAATAACAATTGGGATGCCATTGGAACTATAGTAAGCAATAGCGCTAAGCAATTAGAAAGGGCAGGAGCAGACATGGTGGTATTATGTACCAACCTAATTCATATAGTAAGTGAACAAATAAAAAAAAGTATCTCCATTCCGTTTATACATATTGCTGATGCTACAGGAGAAGCAATTAAAAATAATAACCTTCAAAAAGTATTGCTTTTAGGAACTAAATATACTATGGAGAAAAATTTTTACACTAAAGTTTTACATGAATCGTATGGTTTAGAGGTTAGCATTCCTAATAAGGACGATAGAAATACCATTCATACTATTATTTATACCGAATTATTAAAAGGACTATTTACTGAGCAATCAAAAAACGTTCTTTTAAAAATTATAGAAAAAGCCCAGCACAATGGTACAGAAGGGGTAATATTAGGCTGTACTGAATTGCCAATACTTATGAATAATAGTAATGTGGCTATACCAACTTTTAATACTGGAAGTATTCACGTTAATAAAGCGGTTCATTTATCATTAAACTAA
- a CDS encoding LysR family transcriptional regulator: MELKYFRLIKTIADEGSIANSSERLFLTQSALSHQLKDLEERLGFKVFHRSRNKWKLTNEGVELYNLANTLFNAIDDGFSKIKNIKEGARGTIKLSAECQSFFHTIPGFIQKMGMLYPEIEVDLTLGATQQTISQVISNEIDIAIVVSKPVSEELTSIKIYDDEIFAVIHKESLYNQYNYLEASHFLDAHLLINSFPIESVAVYDQFLKPNKITPKKITAIPYTEITLSMIEANMGIMCAPKWQLAPFKLSEDLVFKRIGKNGLKRNHYLVVKTTNKNKNYIHDFITSFQEDFLR, translated from the coding sequence ATGGAGTTAAAATATTTTAGACTTATTAAAACAATAGCCGATGAAGGAAGTATTGCTAATTCTTCTGAGCGGTTATTTTTAACACAATCTGCATTAAGCCATCAGCTAAAAGATTTAGAAGAACGTTTAGGTTTTAAAGTATTTCATAGAAGCAGAAATAAATGGAAGCTTACTAATGAAGGTGTTGAGTTATATAATTTAGCCAATACATTATTTAATGCTATTGATGATGGCTTTAGTAAAATTAAAAATATAAAAGAAGGCGCAAGAGGTACTATTAAATTATCTGCAGAATGCCAATCTTTTTTTCATACCATTCCTGGGTTTATACAAAAAATGGGAATGCTTTATCCAGAAATTGAGGTAGATTTAACTTTAGGAGCTACACAACAAACCATATCACAAGTAATATCTAATGAAATAGACATAGCTATTGTAGTTTCTAAACCTGTATCTGAAGAATTAACAAGTATAAAAATATATGATGATGAAATTTTTGCAGTAATACATAAAGAAAGTCTTTATAATCAATATAACTATTTAGAGGCTAGTCATTTTTTGGATGCCCATTTACTTATTAATAGTTTTCCAATAGAAAGCGTAGCTGTTTATGATCAATTTTTAAAACCCAATAAAATTACTCCTAAAAAAATAACGGCGATTCCTTATACAGAAATAACCTTATCTATGATTGAAGCTAATATGGGAATTATGTGTGCTCCAAAATGGCAACTAGCTCCTTTTAAGCTATCTGAAGATCTTGTTTTTAAAAGAATTGGTAAAAATGGACTGAAACGTAACCATTATTTAGTAGTAAAAACAACCAATAAGAATAAAAATTATATTCATGATTTTATTACTAGTTTTCAAGAAGACTTTTTAAGATAA
- a CDS encoding BlaI/MecI/CopY family transcriptional regulator — MTIIIVIVVKKLYICPMNELTKAEEQVMQYVWKLEKAFLKDIVEQFPEPKPAYTTISTVVRVLVKKEFLKYDTYGKIRQYSATISKDNYFKRHMKEVIKNFFSGSPSKFALFFTNNEDLNLTELENMKLMLESKIEKLKATNE, encoded by the coding sequence ATGACTATAATTATAGTTATAGTTGTGAAAAAATTATATATTTGCCCTATGAATGAATTAACAAAAGCCGAAGAACAAGTAATGCAATACGTATGGAAACTTGAAAAAGCCTTTCTTAAAGATATTGTAGAGCAGTTTCCAGAACCTAAACCTGCATACACTACAATATCAACAGTAGTAAGGGTTTTAGTTAAAAAAGAGTTTTTGAAATATGATACTTATGGTAAAATCCGTCAGTACTCAGCAACCATTTCAAAAGACAATTATTTTAAAAGACATATGAAGGAAGTAATTAAAAACTTCTTTAGTGGCTCTCCTAGTAAGTTTGCTTTATTTTTTACTAATAATGAAGATTTAAACCTTACGGAACTTGAAAATATGAAGCTAATGCTTGAAAGTAAAATTGAAAAATTAAAAGCAACTAATGAATAG
- a CDS encoding M23/M56 family metallopeptidase: MNSLVYLLQVTLTFSVLYVLYKVFLERLTFHNLNRIVLVLILPVSILIPYSNNFFPSIASKAIEVPVFEYIQLNNITEQLQVVKQPITSSFLDYSSALLFLYVLVLSILLIRILGAIIQLYMLKSNAKTIKKSTYKLVIANVPETFSYFNWIFIPKRNIEQLDDQIIAHEKVHIKLKHSWDVIFTEIYIAFFWFNPLLYLYRKSLKSVHEFQADKGVLNNGVKTSDYLQVLLQNLEISKPNNLYNYFNQSILKKRVTMMTKPKSNSLNKLTYIALLPVCVLLIFAFTSPAIEDDGYLNGEVTSESFSTPSFLFPVKNATKNDITSHFGKKARHPKIKKEKTHQGIDIKAKIGTPVFATADGVISKVSLENKWGNLIVMTHTDGYETWYAHLDGFNVSENQKVKKGEVIGYVGNTGFSTGPHLHYEVKQHGKHLNPLDYLE; this comes from the coding sequence ATGAATAGTTTAGTGTATCTACTACAAGTTACTTTAACTTTTTCGGTACTCTACGTTTTATATAAGGTATTTTTAGAAAGGTTAACATTTCATAATCTAAACAGAATTGTATTGGTATTAATACTTCCTGTTTCTATATTAATTCCTTATTCAAACAATTTTTTTCCATCAATTGCCTCTAAAGCTATTGAAGTTCCTGTATTTGAATATATTCAATTAAATAACATTACAGAACAATTACAAGTTGTTAAACAGCCTATAACTTCCTCTTTTCTTGATTATTCTTCAGCTTTACTATTTCTATATGTATTGGTGTTATCCATTTTATTGATACGAATTTTAGGAGCAATCATACAACTATATATGTTAAAAAGTAACGCTAAAACCATTAAAAAGAGTACTTATAAACTGGTTATAGCTAATGTGCCAGAAACTTTTTCTTACTTTAACTGGATTTTTATTCCTAAAAGGAATATTGAGCAATTAGACGATCAAATTATAGCCCATGAAAAAGTGCATATTAAGTTAAAACATTCTTGGGATGTTATTTTTACCGAAATCTATATTGCTTTCTTTTGGTTTAACCCACTACTCTACCTTTATAGAAAGTCTTTAAAATCTGTACATGAGTTTCAAGCTGATAAGGGCGTGCTAAATAATGGAGTTAAAACTTCTGATTATCTGCAAGTACTGTTGCAAAATCTTGAAATTTCAAAACCCAATAATTTATATAACTATTTTAACCAATCTATTCTTAAAAAACGAGTTACCATGATGACAAAACCCAAATCTAATAGTCTTAATAAGCTTACATACATAGCATTACTACCTGTTTGTGTTTTATTAATTTTTGCATTTACCTCACCAGCTATTGAAGATGATGGCTACCTAAACGGCGAAGTTACTTCAGAGTCTTTTAGTACACCTTCGTTTCTATTTCCAGTTAAAAATGCGACCAAAAATGATATTACCTCACATTTTGGAAAAAAAGCAAGGCATCCAAAAATAAAAAAAGAGAAAACACACCAGGGTATTGATATTAAAGCAAAAATAGGAACGCCTGTATTTGCAACAGCCGATGGTGTAATTTCAAAAGTTTCTTTAGAAAATAAATGGGGAAATTTAATTGTTATGACGCATACAGATGGTTATGAAACTTGGTATGCGCATTTGGATGGTTTTAATGTAAGTGAAAATCAAAAAGTAAAAAAAGGAGAGGTTATTGGTTATGTGGGAAATACAGGTTTTTCTACTGGACCACATTTACATTATGAAGTAAAGCAACATGGGAAACACCTAAACCCGTTAGATTATTTAGAATAA
- a CDS encoding trypsin-like peptidase domain-containing protein — MFSIQKTIIITILVAVLVNCSSIKRLHKTPIGLINNVSYKDAKFNNSNVSNGFLVRYKKRMYAITAKHILIMTKTDKMKFVDFEGELKQWKMHPKNDSTQYVILDKLLNTNKKDSLTWSYMGTNWETYNDWLVFSIKEHKAKHKPLQFREKPLKKGEKLYVLGWSYKDTMGSQRMYEYIFDEIDGNYYNLKQLKGPKSLGGLSGAPVVDKRGQVVGLVSSGWQDEKTKEVFIQATSMKNVLTFLSKLN; from the coding sequence ATGTTTTCAATACAAAAAACCATAATCATTACAATTTTAGTAGCCGTATTAGTTAATTGTTCTTCTATAAAAAGGTTACATAAAACACCTATAGGTTTAATAAATAATGTTTCATATAAAGATGCTAAGTTTAATAATTCTAATGTCTCAAATGGATTTTTAGTACGCTATAAAAAAAGAATGTATGCAATTACTGCAAAACACATTTTAATTATGACAAAAACAGATAAAATGAAGTTTGTTGATTTTGAGGGCGAATTAAAACAATGGAAAATGCATCCTAAAAACGATAGTACACAGTATGTTATTCTTGATAAACTTTTAAATACAAATAAAAAAGATTCACTTACTTGGAGCTATATGGGCACTAACTGGGAAACTTATAATGATTGGTTGGTATTTTCAATAAAAGAGCATAAAGCAAAGCATAAACCTTTACAATTTAGAGAAAAACCTCTTAAAAAAGGAGAAAAACTATACGTTTTAGGTTGGTCCTATAAAGATACCATGGGCTCGCAACGTATGTATGAATACATATTTGATGAAATAGACGGAAACTATTACAACCTAAAGCAACTTAAAGGCCCCAAAAGTTTAGGCGGATTAAGCGGAGCTCCTGTAGTTGATAAAAGAGGACAGGTGGTAGGCTTAGTTAGTTCTGGTTGGCAAGACGAAAAAACAAAAGAAGTATTTATACAAGCTACCAGTATGAAAAACGTATTGACGTTTCTTTCTAAACTAAATTAG
- a CDS encoding sensor histidine kinase, translating to MNFDKKIIVEHLVFWIVIFLFYVFASTSSELFQQSLENTLFKFPLIIIATYAFNNWQVPSYLKPKKYIAFGVSMIFMIGVLVFLFRLVGYYYLDKYCAEGPYPLISLGDFPFYMFSFHFPALIMYFFNTNKEREKEREKVLQLEKEKIATELKYLKGQLNPHFLFNTLNNLYSYVITKSPKAPDMVLQLSEILDYILYRSQQNSVPLTEEIHTIENYIALEQIKYGDRLQIVFEKKLLKKGVSIAPLLLLSIVENAFKHGVRDSVVKPKIKIVLTQFDTHITFTVWNTKITDTYNTKENMYKNGIGLINIQRQLDLIYPEKHTLDIEESDLSFNLKLTLKIN from the coding sequence ATGAATTTTGATAAAAAAATAATTGTAGAACATCTTGTCTTTTGGATTGTAATTTTTCTTTTTTATGTTTTTGCTTCCACTAGTTCTGAACTGTTTCAACAATCCTTAGAAAATACATTATTTAAATTCCCTTTAATAATAATAGCTACGTATGCTTTTAATAACTGGCAAGTGCCTTCTTATTTAAAACCTAAAAAGTATATAGCTTTTGGGGTTTCCATGATTTTTATGATTGGGGTTTTGGTATTTTTATTTCGTTTAGTAGGCTATTATTACTTAGATAAATATTGTGCGGAAGGCCCTTATCCACTCATTAGTTTGGGTGATTTTCCTTTTTACATGTTTTCTTTTCATTTTCCTGCTTTAATCATGTATTTTTTTAATACGAATAAAGAGCGAGAAAAGGAACGTGAAAAGGTGCTTCAATTAGAAAAAGAAAAAATAGCAACAGAGCTAAAATACTTGAAAGGGCAATTAAATCCTCATTTTTTATTTAATACCTTGAATAATTTATATTCTTATGTAATTACTAAATCTCCAAAGGCACCAGATATGGTATTGCAACTTTCTGAAATATTAGATTATATTTTATATAGAAGTCAGCAAAACTCCGTTCCTTTAACAGAAGAAATACATACTATAGAAAATTACATAGCTTTAGAGCAGATTAAATATGGAGATCGTTTGCAAATAGTGTTTGAAAAAAAGCTTTTAAAAAAAGGCGTTTCTATAGCTCCACTACTCCTTTTATCTATAGTAGAAAATGCTTTTAAACATGGGGTTAGAGATAGTGTTGTTAAACCCAAAATTAAAATTGTATTAACGCAGTTTGATACGCATATAACGTTTACTGTTTGGAATACAAAAATAACGGACACATACAACACTAAAGAGAATATGTATAAAAATGGTATTGGTCTTATAAATATCCAACGACAATTAGATTTGATTTATCCTGAAAAACACACATTAGATATTGAAGAATCTGATTTGTCTTTTAATTTAAAACTGACGCTTAAAATAAATTAA
- a CDS encoding LytTR family DNA-binding domain-containing protein: MVRCLLVDDESPAIDLLKNHIQLVTNLEIVASCYSAVEAFEILKKEKIDLLFLDIEMPVLKGLDFLKALQKPPKVIITTAYREYAIEGYDLDIVDYLLKPISFNRFVKAIDRYYERTHVSFSKDDDSITTFFYVNVNKKQIKVIFKEILYIESLKDYVRIHTSDKKIVVKSNIGKIEGLLPSNLFLRTHRSYIIALDKITAYTQKDVEIGTIEIPIGSSYLTKVTSLLSNS, from the coding sequence ATGGTACGATGTTTACTTGTTGATGATGAATCTCCTGCAATAGATTTATTAAAGAACCACATACAATTAGTAACTAACTTAGAAATTGTTGCTAGTTGTTATAGTGCTGTAGAAGCTTTTGAAATTTTGAAAAAAGAAAAAATAGATTTGCTTTTTTTAGATATTGAAATGCCTGTTTTAAAAGGTTTAGATTTTTTAAAAGCATTACAAAAACCACCAAAAGTAATTATTACAACTGCTTATAGAGAATATGCCATAGAAGGTTATGATTTAGATATTGTAGATTATTTGTTAAAACCAATTTCTTTTAATCGATTTGTTAAAGCTATTGACCGGTATTATGAACGAACGCATGTTTCTTTTTCAAAGGATGATGATAGTATTACTACTTTTTTCTATGTAAATGTAAATAAGAAGCAAATTAAGGTAATTTTTAAGGAGATTCTATATATTGAAAGTTTAAAGGATTATGTTAGAATTCATACTTCTGATAAAAAAATTGTGGTAAAAAGTAATATTGGTAAAATAGAAGGGTTGCTTCCTTCAAACCTGTTTTTACGTACGCATCGCTCTTATATTATAGCGCTAGATAAAATAACTGCTTATACCCAAAAAGATGTAGAAATTGGTACTATTGAAATACCTATTGGCTCAAGTTATTTAACCAAAGTGACTTCCTTACTATCAAATTCATAG
- a CDS encoding tetratricopeptide repeat protein — MLKCLSILLMIVIHLVALTCQAQKSERALEDEFVKKYAPVNLKTHGFTLAVDSKVAEVHQLFNDVSANFYFYGDKKEFEKKVEKIIELDPNYPSGILMSGFYVQDPEEYKKLVTKAYNLSKKTTLKSERDIMQAEYALLVEEDYPKAQKYFKKVVDMYPDSAAAIWSLGMAYYYNNEYDKALACYKKSTELIPNLPKGYEFMSVMFYQKKQYKKALEYLELAKKHGAKTQNDIYFAEYEHIVYYKNGLYEKTMKSIKKAYTFGKYFKNSASLKKTYQVAKTKLDSIQGVKL; from the coding sequence ATGTTAAAATGTTTAAGTATTCTTTTAATGATAGTAATTCACTTAGTAGCTTTAACTTGTCAAGCTCAAAAATCAGAACGTGCCTTAGAAGATGAATTTGTAAAAAAGTATGCACCAGTAAATTTAAAAACACATGGTTTTACCTTAGCTGTAGACTCTAAAGTAGCGGAAGTGCATCAACTTTTTAATGATGTATCTGCCAACTTTTATTTTTATGGAGATAAAAAAGAGTTTGAAAAAAAAGTTGAAAAAATTATTGAATTAGATCCTAATTATCCAAGTGGTATTTTAATGAGTGGATTTTATGTACAAGATCCAGAGGAATATAAAAAACTGGTTACTAAAGCCTATAATTTATCTAAAAAAACTACATTAAAATCTGAAAGAGACATTATGCAGGCCGAATATGCTCTTTTGGTAGAGGAAGATTACCCTAAGGCTCAAAAGTACTTTAAAAAAGTAGTAGATATGTATCCTGATAGCGCTGCGGCTATTTGGTCTTTAGGAATGGCGTATTATTATAATAATGAATATGACAAAGCATTGGCTTGTTATAAAAAGAGTACCGAATTAATTCCTAATTTACCTAAAGGATACGAGTTTATGTCTGTTATGTTTTATCAAAAAAAGCAATATAAAAAAGCCTTAGAATACTTAGAATTAGCCAAAAAACACGGCGCTAAAACCCAAAACGATATCTATTTTGCAGAGTACGAGCATATTGTTTATTACAAAAATGGGCTCTATGAAAAAACAATGAAATCTATTAAAAAAGCATATACTTTTGGTAAGTATTTTAAGAATAGTGCAAGCTTAAAGAAAACGTATCAAGTTGCTAAAACTAAATTAGATTCAATTCAAGGAGTAAAGTTATAA